A single Gadus macrocephalus chromosome 22, ASM3116895v1 DNA region contains:
- the LOC132451621 gene encoding glyceraldehyde-3-phosphate dehydrogenase-like, producing the protein MVKIGINGFGRIGRLVTRAAALGGKVNVVAINDPFITLEYMAYMFQYDSTHGPWKHSEVKVDNGQLCIGAMRITVSHERAPESIGWGALGVDYVVESTGVFTTIEKASAHLKGGAKRVVISAPSADAPMFVMGVNNDTYNNSMKVVSNASCTTNCLAPLAKVINDNFTIVEGLMSTVHATTATQKTVDGPSGKMWRDGRGAGQNIIPASTGAAKAVGKVIPELNGKLTGMAFRVPTPNVSVVDLTVRLKKAASYDEIKKAIKAASEGPMKGILGYTEDQVVSTDFNGDTRSSIFDAGAGIALNENFVKLVSWYDNEFGYSNRVCDLILHMYSKE; encoded by the exons ATGGTGAAGATCGGCATCAATGG ATTTGGGCGTATCGGGCGTCTGGTGACGCGGGCGGCAGCCTTGGGCGGGAAAGTGAACGTGGTCGCCATCAACGACCCCTTCATCACCCTGGAGTACATG GCCTACATGTTCCAGTACGACTCCACCCACGGGCCCTGGAAGCACAGCGAGGTGAAGGTGGACAACGGCCAGCTGTGCATCGGCGCCATGCGCATCACCGTCTCCCACGA GAGGGCCCCAGAGAGCATCGGCTGGGGCGCCCTGGGCGTAGACTACGTGGTGGAGTCCACCGGAGTCTTCACCACCATCGAGAAGGCCTCC gCTCACCTGAAGGGTGGAGCTAAGCGTGTGGTCATCTCCGCCCCCAGTGCCGACGCCCCCATGTTCGTGATGGGCGTCAACAACGACACGTACAACAACTCCATGAAGGTCGTCAG CAACGCCTCCTGCACCACCAACTGCCTGGCACCCCTCGCCAAGGTCATCAACGACAACTTCACCATCGTGGAGGGCCTGATG AGCACGGTGcacgccaccaccgccacccagAAGACGGTGGACGGGCCGTCCGGCAAGATGTGGCGCGACGGTCGCGGCGCCGGCCAGAACATCATCCCCGCCTCCACCGGCGCCGCCAAGGCCGTCGGCAAGGTCATCCCCGAGCTCAACGG GAAGCTGACGGGCATGGCGTTCCGCGTCCCAACCCCCAACGTGTCCGTGGTGGACCTGACAGTGAGGCTGAAGAAGGCT gcCTCCTACGATGAGATCAAGAAGGCCATCAAGGCGGCATCCGAGGGCCCCATGAAGGGGATCCTGGGGTACACCGAGGACCAG GTGGTGTCCACGGACTTCAACGGAGACACCCGCTCCTCCATCTTCGACGCCGGCGCCGGGATCGCCCTCAACGAGAACTTTGTCAAGCTGGTCTCCTG GTACGACAACGAGTTTGGCTACAGCAACCGCGTGTGTGACCTGATCCTGCACATGTACTCCAAGGAGTGA